A section of the Ignavibacteriales bacterium genome encodes:
- a CDS encoding S9 family peptidase, whose protein sequence is MKIFSVIIFSLLVTFPLISQDRREVGNLVMEGIPEQIPSDIEERYNRYSNMRSAAFEDWDYYGEGVYITTRFGDVTQVHYVSQPTKYRQQLTFFPEPVTTAIGSPNPEYDGFVYYKDEGGNENYQIYFYNWKTGNSKILTDGVSRNSGFTWNKDGTKYIYRSNKKDKKTFDFYVADMGNVSSERLLLDVNESGWGIMDWSDDGDRLLMRKYIARTESELYIYTISTGLLNPVFNYDNIKKVSYGDAYFAHNGNIFLVSDEDSEFRTLKNYNPATGEMKVLTPDLKWDVDNVAISDEGRLLCFTTNENGFSKMYLMDVLTFEYSEVTEIPQGNVSGVRFSKDNKTLGFSMITPTSVRDVYTYDIDEYKLTRWTFSEMGGLNPDIFVSPEPIYYPSFDDRNIPALVYKPKVATGKLPVIINIHGGPEGQSDPSFSSTIQFFVNELGAAVIEPNVRGSSGYGKTYLDLDNGMLRENSVKDIGALLDWIASQPELDAERVCVMGGSYGGYMVLASLVHYSDRIRCGIDVVGISNFVTFLNNTSEYRQDLRRAEYGDETDPEMMKFLESISPNKHVDKITSPLFVIQGLNDPRVPVTEAEQMVQAMKENGREVWYLMAKDEGHGFSKKSNRNFMIAAEVMFLEKYLLGN, encoded by the coding sequence ATGAAAATCTTTTCCGTCATCATCTTTTCGCTTTTAGTAACTTTTCCGTTGATATCACAGGACAGGCGTGAGGTTGGGAATCTCGTAATGGAAGGTATCCCGGAGCAGATCCCGTCCGATATCGAAGAGAGGTATAACCGCTATTCCAATATGCGCAGTGCGGCATTTGAGGATTGGGATTATTACGGAGAGGGTGTTTATATTACGACGCGTTTTGGTGACGTTACGCAGGTACATTATGTCTCTCAGCCGACGAAATACAGACAGCAATTAACTTTTTTTCCGGAGCCTGTCACTACAGCGATCGGGTCACCCAATCCGGAATACGACGGATTTGTGTATTATAAAGATGAAGGCGGGAATGAAAATTACCAGATATATTTCTACAACTGGAAGACGGGAAACAGTAAGATACTCACCGATGGTGTATCGCGTAACTCAGGTTTTACATGGAATAAGGATGGTACAAAGTATATCTACCGCAGTAATAAGAAGGATAAAAAGACATTCGATTTTTACGTAGCAGACATGGGGAATGTCTCAAGCGAGCGTCTCCTGCTCGACGTGAATGAAAGCGGGTGGGGAATAATGGATTGGAGCGATGATGGGGATAGGCTATTAATGCGCAAATATATTGCGCGAACGGAATCCGAACTGTATATATATACTATCTCCACCGGTTTATTGAACCCGGTATTTAATTATGATAATATAAAGAAAGTCTCATACGGCGATGCGTATTTCGCGCATAATGGAAATATATTTCTGGTTTCAGACGAGGACTCTGAATTCAGGACACTTAAAAATTATAATCCTGCAACGGGCGAGATGAAAGTTCTCACGCCGGACCTTAAGTGGGACGTCGATAATGTTGCTATCTCTGATGAGGGCAGATTGCTTTGCTTTACTACAAATGAGAACGGGTTTTCAAAGATGTATCTCATGGATGTGCTTACATTCGAATACAGTGAGGTGACGGAGATCCCGCAGGGGAATGTCTCGGGGGTTAGGTTTAGCAAGGATAATAAGACTCTTGGATTCTCAATGATAACTCCTACTTCAGTTAGAGACGTTTATACATACGATATAGATGAGTATAAACTTACACGCTGGACATTTAGCGAGATGGGCGGACTGAACCCGGATATTTTCGTTTCACCTGAACCGATATATTATCCATCATTCGATGATAGAAATATACCGGCATTAGTCTATAAGCCAAAAGTTGCTACAGGTAAGCTACCGGTTATAATAAATATTCACGGCGGACCGGAGGGGCAATCGGACCCTTCATTCAGCTCTACCATTCAATTCTTTGTAAATGAGCTGGGTGCAGCTGTAATCGAGCCGAATGTACGGGGTTCGTCGGGTTATGGGAAAACATATCTCGATCTGGATAACGGCATGCTCCGTGAAAATTCGGTCAAAGATATAGGTGCACTGCTCGACTGGATCGCGTCTCAGCCAGAACTCGATGCTGAGAGGGTGTGTGTAATGGGCGGCTCATACGGCGGTTATATGGTGCTTGCTTCGCTGGTACATTACAGCGATAGAATAAGGTGCGGGATAGACGTTGTCGGGATAAGCAATTTCGTAACATTTTTAAATAACACAAGTGAGTACAGGCAGGACCTTCGCAGAGCGGAATATGGCGATGAGACAGACCCGGAGATGATGAAATTCCTGGAGAGCATCTCTCCAAATAAGCACGTAGATAAGATCACGAGCCCGCTCTTTGTGATACAGGGATTGAATGACCCGCGTGTTCCCGTAACGGAGGCAGAGCAAATGGTGCAGGCTATGAAAGAAAACGGACGGGAGGTGTGGTACCTAATGGCAAAAGACGAAGGTCACGGCTTTAGTAAGAAGTCGAACAGGAATTTTATGATAGCAGCTGAGGTGATGTTTTTGGAGAAGTATCTTTTGGGTAATTAA